A genomic segment from Candidatus Brocadia sinica JPN1 encodes:
- a CDS encoding carboxypeptidase-like regulatory domain-containing protein has protein sequence MRYLITEGFLKYIICLLGITIFLLNGNGISFADKVKIDYDNGFFHQDDEEDYDESEGDDDDGEDDDESHNAGRNCLTSDCHSNGNEHHFSVGGTIYTDADGTARRTGAEIKVIDATGTTTILRSDGLGNFYSEKTLNAPFIISALYGGREVKMPIPAPDGGCNAESCHVIGVAGRVFISTNDLDLTGTVTEAASGRVSSEISYNGDIKSILDAKCIICHSSGGIKSDVPLTTYTEVTDPRLVIPGSADSLLLKRVDKNSSIGTMWKYLNSRSDYKKMKKWIVKYNAQEFSSGQVSSVGEAISAARVSLRQNGSVRYKAVTDAEGTFVMKSVKAGEYILKISKKGYKTYKQSYQMNQSNVIPLEITIKKK, from the coding sequence ATGCGATATTTAATCACCGAGGGGTTCTTAAAATACATTATTTGTCTCTTAGGTATAACCATTTTTCTACTGAACGGAAATGGGATATCTTTTGCCGATAAAGTAAAAATTGATTACGATAATGGTTTTTTTCACCAGGACGATGAAGAAGATTATGACGAGAGTGAAGGAGATGACGACGATGGAGAGGATGACGATGAAAGCCACAATGCAGGGAGGAATTGTCTGACCAGCGATTGTCATTCCAATGGCAATGAGCATCATTTTTCTGTTGGTGGAACGATTTACACCGATGCCGATGGTACGGCCAGGAGAACGGGAGCGGAAATAAAGGTAATAGATGCGACCGGCACCACAACCATTTTAAGGTCTGATGGGTTAGGGAATTTTTATTCTGAGAAGACCCTGAATGCCCCCTTTATCATATCAGCATTGTATGGAGGTCGCGAGGTAAAAATGCCTATCCCAGCCCCTGATGGCGGTTGTAATGCCGAGAGTTGCCATGTGATTGGCGTTGCCGGAAGGGTCTTTATCAGCACGAATGATCTTGACTTGACCGGCACGGTAACTGAGGCCGCATCAGGGAGAGTATCTTCGGAAATAAGTTATAACGGCGACATAAAATCAATTCTTGATGCAAAATGCATTATCTGCCATAGCTCAGGAGGAATAAAAAGTGACGTTCCATTAACAACGTATACTGAGGTAACAGATCCAAGACTGGTAATACCAGGAAGTGCCGATTCTCTCTTATTAAAGAGGGTTGATAAAAATTCGAGTATAGGTACTATGTGGAAATATCTTAATAGTCGCAGTGATTACAAAAAAATGAAAAAATGGATCGTCAAATATAATGCTCAAGAGTTTTCTTCCGGCCAGGTATCTTCTGTTGGGGAAGCGATATCAGCAGCCAGGGTCAGTCTCCGCCAGAATGGAAGTGTCAGATACAAGGCAGTCACTGATGCTGAGGGTACATTCGTAATGAAATCGGTAAAGGCTGGAGAGTACATCTTGAAAATTTCTAAGAAGGGTTACAAAACTTACAAACAAAGCTATCAAATGAATCAAAGCAACGTTATACCTCTGGAAATTACGATCAAGAAGAAATAG
- a CDS encoding SCP2 sterol-binding domain-containing protein, giving the protein MKERPEIPENITHIEYFNRLLKDRVNNCTIPKISSLNAIIQFEITDNGNGIWNIVIENGFVKEVTKKALEKPTCTFTLNSNTFLSILRREITPQKAFFTGKVDIKGNMLLALKMNILVNYL; this is encoded by the coding sequence ATGAAAGAAAGACCGGAAATCCCAGAAAATATAACTCATATCGAATACTTTAACCGATTGTTAAAAGACAGGGTAAATAATTGCACAATTCCCAAAATATCCAGTCTTAATGCTATCATCCAATTCGAGATAACGGATAATGGAAACGGGATTTGGAACATTGTGATAGAAAACGGTTTCGTAAAGGAAGTAACAAAAAAGGCGCTGGAGAAACCCACGTGTACCTTTACCTTGAACAGCAATACATTTCTCTCCATTCTCAGGCGTGAAATAACGCCCCAAAAGGCATTTTTCACAGGAAAGGTTGATATAAAAGGAAACATGCTGTTAGCGCTAAAGATGAATATCCTGGTTAATTACCTCTGA
- a CDS encoding SDR family oxidoreductase — protein sequence MKQKTILITGATGFLGNYLTRELFEAGFYLKLLVRNSASGQAKERISEVFPLVGATESVFDTLSDRIEIIDGDVSQKRLGLNAQDYSRLSDTVDEVFHCAAATKFCNGSDNTLVPTNVYGTEHILWFCLSNKPKRLHYISTAYVAGTRRDTVFEHELEKRQTFNNNYEKTKFDAEKLLQQFTNKYTIPTTIYRPSIIVGDSKTGFTRNYDSIYVFGKGLNRLKNYEMRNNYKDPQCSSRNDIGHPPSLRIPGDKHATINLVPVDYVTHAIVAISGQANSINKIFHIVNPSPPTLGELAEWMTVATGIHRIKIAPIYEFQARPQNLLEKLFLQGTEAFQPYLFGEPCFDSTNTKKLLSGTAIECPLITQELINLFIQYAIDTNWGKKKQIEKNELSCKLVDSIKVV from the coding sequence ATGAAACAAAAAACGATACTCATAACAGGCGCAACAGGATTTTTAGGAAATTACCTAACCAGAGAACTTTTTGAGGCAGGTTTTTACCTCAAACTTCTTGTCAGAAATTCAGCAAGTGGACAGGCGAAAGAAAGGATTTCTGAAGTGTTCCCATTGGTTGGGGCCACGGAATCCGTGTTTGACACACTCTCTGACCGTATTGAAATAATTGATGGGGATGTTTCTCAAAAGCGCCTTGGACTCAATGCACAGGATTATTCAAGATTATCGGATACCGTTGATGAGGTATTTCACTGTGCCGCTGCAACAAAGTTCTGCAATGGGTCAGACAACACGCTGGTGCCTACCAATGTTTACGGTACTGAACACATATTATGGTTTTGTCTCTCAAACAAACCAAAAAGGCTTCATTATATTAGCACGGCTTATGTCGCGGGGACAAGGCGTGATACAGTCTTTGAGCATGAACTGGAGAAAAGACAGACATTTAATAATAATTACGAAAAAACAAAATTTGATGCAGAGAAATTATTGCAGCAATTTACGAACAAATATACTATACCCACGACGATCTATCGTCCGAGTATTATTGTAGGTGATTCCAAAACCGGTTTTACCCGTAATTACGATAGCATTTATGTATTTGGCAAGGGATTGAACCGTCTTAAAAATTATGAAATGCGAAATAATTACAAAGATCCACAGTGTAGCAGCAGAAACGATATCGGCCATCCTCCATCTTTGAGAATTCCCGGCGATAAACATGCCACGATAAACCTGGTACCCGTGGATTACGTCACACATGCGATCGTTGCCATCTCCGGACAGGCGAATAGTATAAACAAGATATTTCACATCGTAAATCCATCCCCACCCACACTCGGTGAACTTGCCGAGTGGATGACGGTTGCAACAGGTATCCATCGCATAAAGATCGCGCCCATATATGAATTCCAGGCCCGGCCACAAAACTTGCTGGAAAAACTATTTTTGCAGGGAACTGAGGCCTTCCAACCATATCTGTTTGGAGAACCTTGTTTTGATTCCACGAACACAAAAAAACTATTGAGCGGTACAGCGATCGAGTGCCCTTTGATTACCCAGGAACTCATCAACCTGTTTATTCAGTATGCTATTGATACAAATTGGGGTAAGAAAAAACAAATTGAGAAAAATGAATTGTCATGCAAACTGGTTGACAGTATCAAAGTTGTGTGA
- a CDS encoding efflux RND transporter permease subunit, giving the protein MSTDNSIEIWLSENDKDMDYYKVFLEKFGDEEFLVVAFSAVNILTKDRIQYINTIAEKLKKLDGIGRVISIADVFKDKITSPVFQKKIASQQGRTFMNIFKQQLLTDSLYQNTVISQNGKTTAIIATVKCAGPNSRKQLVSKVKKVLKETTVRPADTEKRKQKYYLAGPSVVNAELDRMSKQDMTKFTPLMFAMSIIVLGCLFKKISGILIPMLTVGVCIIWITGCFVLFGQTMNMISNMLLPLTFIIALSASIHLISYYYRESKFSAHTEDAIYNTLRHVGIPILMTSITTAIGFVSLTTSSIPPVFITGLFMGGCAALTFIIGMTLIPILLSFVPSHRSIDAENILLSENSLAERHDRKRGFDLLLSGLGRFIINYKGYVLLSGLVVGLFFVWGISKLQVESDLMASFPKNSQIARDNAHIESHLMGLLPVEIVAEATNGISILQPGVLNNLVDLQKYLHGIPEVTGSLSVANYIQKTHQLMNDDKPQYYAIPDTEKESMDYVKLASVYGDKYVNCLYTKGHTDARISVRMKQVGSNRYQAVIKSIKEYIHKHLDTTALTWHITGIVPLLISVQDNILRSEIQSFSLAFLLTFISTAVVLKSIKIGLISVIPNLLPSTITLGLMGLTGMKLDAATVMIASIALGISVDNTIHIFYRFKKELSVSGDASKAICHTLEGVGKTALFTSLSAAIGFMVFSFSSFKPVQYFGILTSVTMLNAIISDLFISPSCLMLFKPKF; this is encoded by the coding sequence ATGAGTACCGATAATTCCATCGAGATCTGGCTTTCAGAGAATGATAAGGATATGGATTATTATAAGGTATTTTTAGAGAAATTCGGAGATGAGGAGTTTTTAGTTGTAGCCTTCAGTGCAGTTAATATACTCACCAAAGACCGTATCCAATACATTAACACAATTGCAGAAAAACTAAAAAAATTGGATGGTATTGGGAGGGTAATCTCGATAGCCGACGTATTTAAAGATAAGATTACATCTCCTGTTTTTCAGAAAAAAATCGCGTCTCAACAGGGTCGTACTTTCATGAACATTTTTAAACAGCAACTACTCACAGATTCACTCTATCAGAATACTGTTATTTCTCAAAACGGTAAGACCACAGCCATAATTGCTACCGTGAAATGTGCAGGACCGAATTCGAGAAAACAATTAGTGTCCAAGGTCAAAAAAGTACTTAAAGAAACAACTGTCAGACCGGCGGACACGGAGAAGAGAAAACAGAAGTATTATTTAGCAGGCCCTTCCGTTGTAAACGCGGAACTTGATCGAATGTCAAAGCAAGACATGACTAAATTTACGCCGCTTATGTTTGCGATGTCGATTATTGTATTAGGATGCTTGTTTAAAAAAATTTCAGGGATATTAATTCCCATGTTGACCGTTGGGGTATGTATCATATGGATTACCGGATGTTTTGTGCTTTTTGGCCAGACGATGAATATGATTTCAAATATGCTCCTCCCCCTGACCTTTATTATTGCTCTTTCTGCCTCGATCCATCTGATCAGTTATTATTACCGGGAAAGTAAATTTTCCGCACATACAGAGGATGCTATCTATAATACCTTACGACACGTCGGCATTCCAATTCTTATGACCAGCATCACAACGGCTATTGGGTTCGTTTCACTGACAACCAGCAGCATTCCCCCCGTTTTCATCACAGGTTTGTTTATGGGAGGTTGTGCAGCGCTTACCTTTATTATCGGCATGACGCTTATACCCATACTCCTTTCCTTTGTCCCATCGCATAGGTCTATTGATGCCGAAAATATATTATTATCTGAAAATTCTTTGGCAGAGAGGCATGATAGAAAACGAGGCTTTGATCTGCTTCTATCAGGATTAGGTCGTTTTATCATAAACTACAAGGGATATGTCCTTCTCAGTGGCCTTGTTGTGGGTTTATTCTTTGTGTGGGGCATCTCAAAACTTCAGGTAGAATCCGACCTTATGGCTTCCTTCCCCAAAAATAGTCAGATTGCAAGAGATAATGCCCATATCGAAAGTCATCTCATGGGCTTGCTGCCTGTAGAAATCGTTGCTGAAGCAACGAATGGTATCAGCATACTTCAGCCGGGCGTACTGAACAATCTGGTAGATCTCCAAAAATATCTTCACGGAATACCTGAAGTGACTGGTTCGCTTTCTGTGGCAAATTATATTCAGAAAACGCATCAACTTATGAATGATGATAAGCCACAATATTACGCTATCCCGGATACTGAAAAAGAGTCTATGGATTATGTAAAACTGGCTTCTGTATATGGTGATAAATATGTCAATTGCCTGTATACAAAAGGACATACAGATGCAAGAATATCAGTCCGGATGAAACAGGTTGGCTCGAACCGATATCAGGCCGTTATAAAATCGATAAAAGAATACATTCACAAACATCTCGATACAACTGCGCTGACATGGCATATCACAGGGATAGTTCCCCTTTTGATCAGTGTTCAGGATAACATCCTCCGGAGTGAGATACAGTCCTTTTCCCTGGCATTTTTGCTGACCTTTATTTCAACAGCAGTCGTTCTTAAATCCATAAAAATCGGGCTTATCAGTGTTATTCCAAATTTGTTGCCCAGTACAATAACACTGGGTTTGATGGGACTCACGGGCATGAAACTTGATGCGGCAACGGTCATGATTGCCAGCATTGCGCTGGGGATTTCTGTCGATAACACGATCCACATCTTTTATCGTTTTAAAAAAGAATTATCTGTTTCCGGAGATGCTTCAAAGGCAATTTGTCATACCTTAGAAGGGGTTGGGAAAACGGCATTGTTTACTTCCTTATCAGCAGCTATTGGGTTTATGGTATTCTCTTTTTCAAGTTTTAAACCTGTGCAATATTTTGGGATACTCACAAGCGTAACGATGTTAAATGCAATCATATCCGACTTATTTATATCTCCCAGTTGCCTGATGCTGTTTAAACCGAAATTTTAA
- a CDS encoding ArnT family glycosyltransferase — protein MQYINFRCRVSLLFFVCFLLRLCFRGKYLDCCDSVDFALGIRDYDLSLLQPHFPGYPVYIFISRLFFRFFADEAWALVLPGVFFSSLTIYPLFSLAKQLFSEKVATLTAILYLINPLCWLQAERPTSDAMGLFFVTLSADFLYRAFNPMLTNSNSKYCLFWGGLALGLGLGVRLSNFPFIVLLIGILFYLAVQRMNLKTQVILYGFMGLVAGIFFWLFPQIGYIGCRSFFQNGLLFSYGHFTDWGGSIFTFCGLKRIVCLMKSIWVCGLGGWWYDTSFLRSIPSMIIIISLFYFLKYYHFDRRGWFLGLYVFPYLLWVILGQNVANPRHIMPIIPMILILIAYGLCKAQEKDYKGVFLLFTLTLIVSMSVLSFKLVVKYHNNVPAPIQLIQFIERQFNNISTRIYCNNEKRFFDYYAPQWDVRTVRDRTELNSDLLSSLGKPRDILVVHTSGEMKQFGITNPPMIKFKGNPYTDSTREGLQLYVLTDPQVGHHF, from the coding sequence GTGCAGTATATAAATTTTCGATGCAGGGTAAGCCTTCTGTTTTTTGTTTGTTTTTTATTACGACTGTGTTTTAGAGGCAAATATCTTGACTGTTGTGACAGCGTAGACTTTGCCCTGGGGATCAGAGATTACGATCTGTCCCTCCTTCAGCCACACTTTCCCGGTTATCCTGTTTATATATTTATCTCACGACTATTTTTCAGATTCTTCGCTGATGAGGCTTGGGCGTTGGTATTACCCGGTGTTTTTTTTAGTAGTCTTACGATCTACCCGCTTTTTTCCCTTGCCAAACAGTTATTTTCTGAAAAGGTTGCCACACTGACGGCAATTCTTTATCTCATCAATCCATTGTGTTGGTTACAAGCCGAAAGGCCCACCTCCGATGCTATGGGCTTATTTTTTGTAACGCTATCCGCCGATTTCTTGTATCGGGCATTTAACCCGATGCTTACGAATTCCAATAGCAAATACTGCCTTTTTTGGGGCGGTCTGGCCTTAGGTCTTGGACTCGGTGTGCGGCTTTCTAATTTTCCATTCATTGTATTATTGATAGGCATCTTATTCTATTTAGCTGTTCAAAGAATGAACCTTAAGACACAGGTCATTTTGTATGGATTCATGGGATTAGTTGCTGGTATTTTTTTCTGGCTTTTCCCACAAATCGGATACATAGGCTGTCGTTCTTTTTTTCAAAATGGCCTTTTATTTTCCTATGGACATTTTACCGATTGGGGTGGCTCGATATTCACCTTTTGTGGATTAAAGCGGATCGTCTGTCTTATGAAGTCAATATGGGTGTGTGGGCTGGGTGGCTGGTGGTATGATACCTCGTTTTTGAGATCGATCCCCTCCATGATTATCATAATCTCCCTTTTTTATTTCCTCAAGTATTATCACTTTGACCGTCGAGGATGGTTCTTAGGACTATATGTTTTCCCTTATTTGCTTTGGGTGATTCTTGGACAAAACGTGGCAAATCCGAGGCATATAATGCCAATCATACCTATGATACTGATACTGATTGCATACGGATTATGCAAAGCCCAGGAAAAAGATTACAAGGGTGTTTTTCTGCTTTTTACCTTGACACTGATTGTTAGTATGTCAGTACTATCGTTCAAATTAGTTGTCAAATATCATAATAATGTCCCGGCGCCAATACAATTAATCCAATTTATTGAAAGGCAATTTAATAATATTTCTACAAGAATCTACTGTAACAACGAGAAAAGATTCTTTGATTATTATGCTCCTCAATGGGACGTGAGAACGGTACGAGATAGAACAGAGTTAAATAGTGACTTATTGTCCTCATTAGGTAAACCCCGAGATATTCTCGTGGTTCATACATCGGGAGAAATGAAACAATTCGGCATAACAAACCCACCTATGATAAAGTTCAAGGGAAACCCATACACCGATAGCACAAGGGAAGGGTTGCAGCTTTATGTGTTGACCGATCCACAAGTCGGGCATCATTTCTAG
- a CDS encoding DUF5666 domain-containing protein, translating into MKKCFVSGAFIAGIFTTGAILPAAASAKDKIVGTVSSLDESTGAITIIDNLVQVDASTATIKVKGVDNAILSDIQEGDIIKITGSADDSGVIEAIRIKDPVKLNKKYDGKITGKTEKVNTSKDTFLIMGQPVDAGNLPGVIMGGRTISFDTMRSGVSVDVYVTAKDSQLVAKKMIIRSESCNFCH; encoded by the coding sequence ATGAAAAAATGTTTTGTATCTGGGGCTTTTATTGCTGGTATATTTACAACGGGGGCTATCCTCCCGGCAGCGGCATCCGCAAAAGACAAAATCGTGGGGACAGTAAGCAGCCTGGATGAAAGTACGGGAGCGATCACGATAATAGATAATCTTGTACAAGTGGATGCCAGTACTGCAACGATAAAGGTAAAGGGGGTTGATAATGCAATACTTTCGGATATTCAGGAAGGTGACATTATTAAGATTACGGGCAGCGCCGATGATTCAGGCGTCATCGAAGCAATACGTATTAAAGACCCTGTAAAACTAAATAAAAAATATGACGGCAAAATCACGGGAAAAACAGAAAAGGTAAACACTTCGAAAGATACCTTTCTCATTATGGGTCAACCGGTAGATGCTGGCAATCTACCGGGTGTTATCATGGGTGGAAGAACGATTTCGTTTGATACTATGCGTTCGGGCGTCAGTGTTGATGTATATGTTACAGCCAAGGATAGCCAGTTGGTCGCAAAAAAAATGATCATACGTTCTGAGAGTTGTAACTTTTGTCACTAA
- a CDS encoding choice-of-anchor V domain-containing protein: MKYLQKTVLCIGLSVALYGTLSNTLFASAVGPIAYCTGAPNDHGTCSADGCHNSFSLDSGNAIFSITVPTVYTPGKMVKLKVSFSNSNGKMHGFEMTALDANGNRVGTFKKIGNTTQVIPPNDSRGLEQADKGKYIEHTFKGIKKKTWKLKWKAPSDATDPITFYAAGCEANGDGAATDDYIYTVTAETSPAP; the protein is encoded by the coding sequence ATGAAATATTTACAAAAAACTGTACTCTGTATTGGATTGAGTGTTGCCCTATACGGTACTCTTTCGAATACTTTATTCGCATCGGCGGTGGGTCCTATCGCTTACTGCACCGGCGCCCCAAATGACCACGGTACTTGTAGTGCAGACGGTTGTCACAATTCCTTTAGCCTTGATTCGGGAAACGCAATATTTTCAATAACTGTCCCCACCGTTTATACTCCTGGCAAGATGGTAAAATTGAAGGTTTCCTTTAGTAATTCCAACGGGAAAATGCATGGATTCGAGATGACGGCGCTGGATGCCAACGGCAACAGGGTTGGAACGTTCAAAAAAATAGGAAATACTACCCAGGTTATTCCACCGAACGACTCCCGGGGGTTGGAGCAGGCGGACAAGGGTAAATATATCGAGCATACCTTCAAAGGCATTAAAAAGAAAACCTGGAAACTGAAGTGGAAGGCCCCCAGCGATGCCACTGATCCAATCACATTTTATGCGGCTGGATGCGAAGCAAACGGGGACGGAGCCGCTACCGATGATTATATTTATACCGTTACCGCAGAAACATCTCCTGCGCCTTAA
- a CDS encoding ArnT family glycosyltransferase — protein METNRLHAFLKQHHLFCILVSASIFLFFFELGSRSFEIKDARRFAEITQEMIQGGSWLVLHKHGEIYMNKPPMLMWLIALFSSIGHQVTPLTARLPSAIAGFSSILVIYYFTQKFYNQRAAFIAAIILATSHRYFWYGRSAFPDMLFTLFITLALFSFYLGYKQNKEFYIGMHLSMFFATLTKGPLGIIFILSIIVAFLAFQRNLKTFKELKWQWGSILIIIMVGICIAYCLKVGFEPFITAIKREFLTRVNKPVNNGEPFYYYFVNIWADFLPWSLFIPLAAIYAYKKWRLGDEYITFIFCWAILVFTILCVAKAKHPRYMLPLYPALSILMAALIEDTLKESVILPSWLRSSVRWIIFTMIGLTAILLVIVPAYFFNYSWVGIFVSLIILLIAMKVFFFLRQKNGLVNMYFAMCMLITVIGWGIYVHCLTIHSRNETFGTKLTYAIEKDLGDLNTYHICGYELGGSLWNIVNMSLNMYVPMINSIQELKAFMNAPDHKPLCIVEKKIFEKIKDYVLDDSLNTLSVCTTKRQVTLIFKRNNHTDSMRPVYFEIPDIKN, from the coding sequence ATGGAAACAAATCGATTGCATGCATTCTTAAAACAACATCATTTGTTTTGTATCCTTGTGAGTGCAAGTATCTTTCTTTTCTTTTTTGAATTAGGCAGCAGGAGTTTTGAGATTAAGGACGCTCGTCGGTTTGCAGAGATTACCCAAGAGATGATACAAGGAGGAAGCTGGCTAGTGCTCCATAAACATGGCGAAATCTACATGAATAAACCACCCATGCTGATGTGGTTGATTGCCCTTTTTTCTTCCATCGGACATCAAGTAACCCCCCTTACCGCCCGATTACCTAGCGCCATTGCAGGCTTTTCAAGTATCCTTGTGATTTATTACTTTACCCAGAAATTCTATAATCAACGCGCTGCCTTCATCGCAGCTATTATCCTTGCTACTTCTCATAGATATTTCTGGTATGGCCGGTCTGCCTTCCCCGATATGCTCTTTACCCTCTTTATAACACTGGCCCTCTTTTCCTTTTACCTCGGATACAAACAAAACAAGGAATTTTATATCGGTATGCATCTCTCCATGTTCTTTGCCACCTTAACGAAGGGGCCGCTGGGAATTATCTTTATCCTCAGTATTATTGTCGCTTTTTTGGCTTTCCAAAGGAATTTGAAGACCTTCAAAGAACTGAAATGGCAATGGGGTAGTATCCTCATCATAATAATGGTCGGCATTTGTATCGCATATTGCTTAAAGGTAGGGTTTGAACCTTTTATAACTGCCATAAAGAGAGAATTTTTGACTCGGGTTAATAAACCTGTAAATAACGGCGAACCTTTTTATTATTATTTTGTGAATATTTGGGCAGATTTCCTCCCGTGGTCATTATTCATCCCATTAGCCGCCATCTATGCCTATAAAAAATGGCGCCTGGGAGATGAATACATTACATTCATTTTCTGCTGGGCCATACTCGTTTTTACAATTCTCTGTGTAGCCAAGGCAAAACACCCGCGGTATATGCTCCCCCTTTATCCCGCATTATCGATCTTAATGGCAGCTCTCATTGAAGATACATTAAAAGAGTCGGTCATACTTCCTTCGTGGTTACGCTCATCTGTACGTTGGATTATTTTCACCATGATCGGACTGACGGCAATCCTGCTTGTTATTGTGCCTGCCTACTTTTTCAACTATTCCTGGGTTGGAATATTCGTCTCCTTGATAATACTTCTCATTGCAATGAAGGTGTTTTTCTTTCTCCGTCAGAAGAATGGACTAGTCAATATGTATTTTGCTATGTGTATGCTCATAACCGTCATAGGATGGGGAATATATGTGCATTGTCTTACTATTCATTCACGGAATGAAACCTTTGGAACAAAGCTGACTTATGCGATAGAAAAAGACTTGGGTGACCTGAATACATACCATATATGCGGTTATGAACTGGGGGGATCTTTATGGAATATTGTAAATATGAGTCTGAACATGTATGTCCCGATGATCAACAGTATACAGGAATTAAAGGCCTTTATGAATGCCCCTGACCACAAACCACTCTGTATCGTTGAGAAGAAAATTTTTGAAAAAATAAAGGATTATGTGCTTGATGATTCACTGAACACATTATCTGTTTGCACAACAAAACGTCAAGTAACGCTCATTTTTAAAAGAAACAATCACACAGATTCTATGCGCCCCGTATATTTTGAAATTCCCGATATAAAAAATTGA